Part of the Chloroflexota bacterium genome is shown below.
TCGACGCTCCAAGCGAATGATTACGTCCTTGTCAAAGGATCGCGTGCTGCTGCCATGGAAGATGTTGCAAATGCCTTGCAAGTTAGGCCGGAGGCTACGGCGTGAATAACCAACAGGTCGTGATCGAGATTCAGCGAGCGTTGGTGCTCAAACTGGCTGAAGCGTTGTTATTGGCAGGAGCGGCCTTTATTTTAACCCTAGTGCTTGGCCGCTGGTGGATTCGCTGGCTCAAAGCCCATAACATTGGCAAAGCAATTCGGGTTGATGGTCCGCAGAGCCACATGATCAAAATTGGCACGCCAACCATGGGCGGCGTGATGATCATCGCCTCGGTTGTGATCATCACGGTGATTTTCAACTTGGTTGGGCGTTGGTCGATGCTGTTGCCCTTGGCGGCACTAGTTGGCTATGGCATTCTTGGAGCGTTCGATGATTATCTTTCGTTGACCAAAGTGCGCTCGAAAACCTTTGGCCTGACCGAACGCTTCAAAATGGTTTGGCTGGTGATGATCGCCTTTTTTGCCTCGCTGGCCTTATATTTACCTGCACCATTTGGCTTGGATAATGGCGGCGAGGTGGTTGTGCCATTTGTTGGCGTGATTGATATTGGCTATTGGTACATTCCGATCGCAACATTTTTGATTGTGGCGATGGCCAACGCGGTGAATTTTTCCGATGGCATGGATGGCTTGGCTGGCTGGACTTCAGCGATTGCCTTTGCCGCTTTTGGTGTGATTGCCTTTGTCTATCGCTTCGATTATTTGGTGACCTACTCGTTTACGGTTTCGGGCGCGTGTGTGGCCTTTTTGTGGTTCAACGCCCATCCGGCTCAAGTATTTATGGGCGATACTGGCTCGTTGGCCTTGGGCGCGACCTTGGCGATTGTGGCGCTGATCTCCAAAGCCTGGTTGTTGCTGCCAATCGTCGGGATTATTTATGTGCTCGAAGCCGCCTCAGTGGTGATTCAGCGCTACTACTTCAAATATACCCGCATCACTACTGGCACTGGCAAACGGGTCTTCAAAATGACCCCAATTCACCATCACTTCGAGCTAGCAGGCTGGTCGGAAATGCAAGTGGTGCAGCGTTTTGTGATGATTGGGATTATTGCTGCAATGATTGGCATTTCGCTGGCACTAAATCCAGCCTTGCCCCAACAATCTAGTTCCAGCCAGCCGACGACCCCAAATAATCCTTTTACCACGACCGATGATCCGCTGCCAACGGCCTATCCAACGCCGTTGGGCAATTAACGATTGTTCGTAAGGTTGCTGGTAGAGTTGGCTTGATTCAATAGCAAGGCGCTTAGCAAGTAAGGCAATGCATGCTCGATTTACGCAATAAACGCATAACGGTGATGGGCTTGGGGGTTCATGGTGGCGGTTTAGGGGTCACGCGCTTTTTGCTTGAGCAAGGAGCTCATGTGATTGTGACTGATCTGCGCAGCGCCGAGATTTTGCAGCCATCGCTTGAGGCTTTGGCGGGCTTGCCAGTTGAATTTGTGCTGGGCGAGCATCGTGATCAAGATTTTGAGCGGGTCGATATGGTGATTCGCAACCCAGGTGTGCCGCGTGAATCGCGCTATTTGCAATTGGCTCGCGCTGCTGGCGTGGCGATTGAAATGGAGATGACGCTATTCTTCCGGCTTTGCCCTGCGCCAATTATTGGCATCACCGGAACCAAGGGCAAAACCACCACCACCACCCTGACTGGGGCGATGTTGCGCGAGGTTTATCCTGATACGGTGGTTGCGGGCAATTTGCGGGTTTCGGCCTTGGAACAATTGCCACGGATTACTGCCAAAACGCCAG
Proteins encoded:
- the mraY gene encoding phospho-N-acetylmuramoyl-pentapeptide-transferase, producing MEIQRALVLKLAEALLLAGAAFILTLVLGRWWIRWLKAHNIGKAIRVDGPQSHMIKIGTPTMGGVMIIASVVIITVIFNLVGRWSMLLPLAALVGYGILGAFDDYLSLTKVRSKTFGLTERFKMVWLVMIAFFASLALYLPAPFGLDNGGEVVVPFVGVIDIGYWYIPIATFLIVAMANAVNFSDGMDGLAGWTSAIAFAAFGVIAFVYRFDYLVTYSFTVSGACVAFLWFNAHPAQVFMGDTGSLALGATLAIVALISKAWLLLPIVGIIYVLEAASVVIQRYYFKYTRITTGTGKRVFKMTPIHHHFELAGWSEMQVVQRFVMIGIIAAMIGISLALNPALPQQSSSSQPTTPNNPFTTTDDPLPTAYPTPLGN